In Pirellulaceae bacterium, one DNA window encodes the following:
- a CDS encoding MBL fold metallo-hydrolase: MPASFVTSDITGKFILLGTGTSVGVPALGCGCDVCQSENPRNNRTRCSAIVGLPDGVLLIDTPPDLRTQLLREQIGVAHAVLFTHEHADHLFGLDDLRLFPFYLGHPVPLYCEETVENRIRMAYDYAFSKLKPTHPGAVPQFEFHRVSTDPFELLGATVRPIRLHHGPRFQVLGFRFGDLAYCTDTNEIPAASLERLQGLDVLILDALRYKPHPTHYSLQEAVEIAQQIGAKRTYFTHASHEFDYESTNAELPAGMELAYDGLQLDLN; the protein is encoded by the coding sequence TTGCCCGCATCCTTTGTCACCTCCGATATCACAGGAAAATTTATTTTGCTCGGCACCGGCACCTCGGTCGGAGTGCCCGCGCTCGGCTGCGGGTGTGATGTTTGCCAGAGCGAAAATCCACGTAACAACCGGACGCGATGCTCGGCCATCGTGGGGTTGCCCGATGGCGTTTTGCTAATTGACACCCCGCCCGATTTGCGGACCCAACTGCTTCGCGAACAGATCGGTGTCGCCCACGCAGTCCTGTTCACGCATGAACATGCCGACCATCTATTCGGACTCGATGACCTAAGATTGTTTCCTTTCTACCTGGGACACCCAGTTCCGCTTTATTGCGAGGAAACTGTCGAAAATCGCATCCGAATGGCTTACGACTACGCCTTTTCGAAGCTGAAACCGACTCACCCGGGGGCAGTCCCTCAGTTTGAATTTCATCGAGTATCCACGGATCCCTTCGAACTCCTGGGAGCCACGGTACGACCGATTCGGCTGCACCATGGGCCTCGCTTTCAAGTGCTCGGTTTTCGCTTTGGAGATCTGGCCTATTGCACTGACACCAATGAAATTCCCGCCGCAAGTCTCGAACGACTGCAAGGCCTGGATGTTTTGATCCTCGATGCCTTGCGCTACAAGCCTCACCCGACTCATTACTCGCTCCAAGAGGCTGTCGAAATCGCTCAACAAATCGGAGCAAAACGGACCTACTTCACTCACGCTTCGCATGAGTTCGACTACGAATCGACCAATGCCGAGTTGCCCGCAGGCATGGAACTGGCCTATGACGGCCTGCAACTCGACTTGAACTAA
- a CDS encoding carboxy terminal-processing peptidase, translating into MSTSIRTMRKPSFYAFGLAFFLTISAVLLLRPRETPAELEGPRASDRQVALIVTALLNQEHLLNHPLDDEISERALSTYLKGLDPMKVYFYQSDIDEFMKERKSLDDMIKRGDLSLAYRIFNRFLERVDERVEFVDVLLKQQHDFEVDEVLITDRDEAKYATTPAEAFDRWRRRIKYDLLVLKSEDAKKKEEKKEEKKEGDADKEKNDEVDQGEAKQDKSEDPTERLKRRYHSYAKRMHQFSSDDLLEMYLSAITTAYDPHTTYMSPSSLENFHISMKLKLEGIGAALMMNDGYTVVTKVIPGGAADKNGKLQPEDRIVSVGQGTDGEMVDVVDMNLNDVVKMIRGKAGTVVRLGVKPAGGNEVEIVKITRAKIELKDSEARSEVIPFGKKPDGSSYEIGVIDLPSFYMDMSAARKGLTDFKSTTRDVRRILEDFKSKGVDAVVLDLTRNGGGSLTEAINLTGLFIDRGPVVQVKDSDARVQHYDDTESGMVWDGPLVVMTSKFSASASEILAGAIQDYGRGIIIGDVATHGKGTVQSLLDLGNQIFNVPNPPNLGALKITMQQFYRPNGDSTQKRGVVVDVPMPSLTTHMDVGETDLDYPVKFDEVEAAPFKKVDDVTTPVVKQLNNLSAKRREGSEDFAKLNRRVEQYKKQKARKSVTLNEKKFFAERAELDADKEEEKKIKEQVSGERPVFRRNYYNDEVLAITVDYLQLLKDLQVAGSPKSAGTTP; encoded by the coding sequence TTGTCACCGCGCTGTTAAACCAAGAGCATCTACTTAACCACCCCCTCGATGATGAGATTTCGGAACGTGCCCTTTCGACTTACTTAAAGGGGCTCGATCCGATGAAGGTCTACTTTTATCAATCCGACATCGATGAGTTCATGAAGGAGCGGAAATCACTCGACGACATGATCAAACGAGGCGATCTCTCGCTGGCCTATAGGATTTTCAATCGCTTTTTGGAGCGGGTGGACGAACGGGTCGAATTCGTCGACGTGTTGTTGAAGCAGCAGCACGACTTCGAAGTTGACGAAGTCTTGATTACCGATCGCGACGAAGCCAAGTACGCGACCACACCAGCCGAGGCGTTTGATCGCTGGCGGCGTCGTATCAAGTACGATCTGCTGGTTCTGAAGAGCGAGGATGCGAAGAAGAAAGAAGAGAAGAAAGAAGAGAAGAAAGAAGGAGACGCTGACAAAGAAAAGAATGACGAGGTTGATCAGGGTGAAGCCAAACAGGACAAGAGCGAAGATCCCACTGAGCGTCTGAAGCGTCGCTACCACAGCTATGCGAAGCGAATGCACCAGTTCAGCTCTGATGATTTACTCGAAATGTATTTGTCGGCGATCACAACCGCTTACGATCCTCATACAACTTACATGTCTCCCAGTTCGCTGGAAAACTTTCACATCAGTATGAAACTCAAGCTGGAGGGAATTGGTGCGGCCCTCATGATGAACGACGGTTACACTGTGGTGACCAAGGTAATTCCGGGTGGTGCCGCCGACAAGAACGGGAAATTGCAACCGGAGGATCGTATCGTCAGTGTTGGACAAGGCACCGACGGTGAGATGGTTGACGTCGTTGATATGAATCTGAACGATGTCGTGAAGATGATTCGCGGCAAAGCTGGTACAGTGGTCCGCCTCGGTGTCAAACCGGCGGGTGGCAATGAAGTTGAGATTGTTAAGATCACTCGTGCAAAGATCGAACTGAAGGACAGCGAAGCACGAAGCGAAGTCATACCGTTTGGCAAAAAGCCCGACGGCTCCAGCTACGAAATCGGCGTAATCGATCTGCCGAGCTTCTACATGGACATGAGTGCTGCTCGAAAGGGGCTGACCGATTTCAAAAGCACGACGCGAGATGTTCGGCGGATTCTGGAAGATTTCAAATCCAAGGGTGTCGATGCGGTTGTGCTTGATCTCACCCGCAACGGTGGAGGAAGCCTCACCGAAGCCATCAATTTGACTGGCTTGTTCATCGACCGAGGACCCGTTGTCCAAGTCAAGGATTCTGATGCGCGAGTGCAACACTACGATGACACTGAGTCAGGCATGGTCTGGGATGGTCCCCTGGTGGTGATGACCAGTAAGTTCAGTGCCAGCGCGAGTGAAATTTTGGCCGGAGCGATTCAAGATTACGGCCGCGGCATTATCATTGGAGACGTAGCGACACACGGAAAAGGCACGGTTCAGAGCCTGCTCGACTTGGGGAATCAAATCTTCAACGTTCCGAATCCTCCCAACCTGGGAGCTTTGAAGATCACAATGCAGCAGTTCTATCGTCCTAACGGAGACAGTACGCAGAAGCGGGGCGTTGTTGTCGACGTACCGATGCCGTCGCTGACGACACATATGGACGTTGGCGAAACGGATCTCGACTACCCCGTCAAATTCGACGAAGTCGAAGCGGCTCCATTCAAAAAGGTTGATGACGTTACGACTCCAGTCGTGAAGCAACTCAACAACCTATCGGCCAAGCGTCGGGAGGGGTCCGAAGATTTTGCGAAGCTCAATCGACGTGTTGAGCAATACAAAAAGCAAAAGGCCCGCAAATCAGTCACGCTGAATGAGAAAAAGTTTTTCGCAGAGCGTGCGGAGCTGGATGCTGACAAAGAGGAAGAAAAGAAGATCAAGGAGCAAGTTTCTGGGGAACGGCCCGTTTTTCGCCGGAACTATTACAACGACGAGGTTCTCGCCATTACGGTCGACTATTTGCAACTCTTGAAGGATCTCCAAGTTGCCGGTTCGCCGAAGAGCGCCGGAACGACTCCCTGA
- the metK gene encoding methionine adenosyltransferase, which yields MPAAVSNGRNVVATGKYLFTSESVSMGHPDKLADQISDGILDALFKQDNMSRVACETMVTTGIAIVAGEITTNAVVDFQEVIRRVIREVGYTDDKMGICADTCAVMVSIDKQSPDIAQGVDDNQSSGKDIGAGDQGLMFGYACNDTEELMPVPIALSHRILNRLTEARQKAEVGWLRPDSKSQVTVEYDGNRPVRIDTVVVSTQHDEDVSNAEIREFIIENVVNPLLPQDLVSSDIKYHINPTGRFVVGGPHGDCGLTGRKIIVDTYGGWGRHGGGAFSGKDPTKVDRSAAYMARHVAKNIVAAGLAERCEVQLAYAIGVSEPVSVLVDTEGTGTVPDESICAAVREFFPLSPRGIIDYLKLRRPIFQQTAHGGHFGRTGDAFTWENTDRAAELAGVVAAGAASK from the coding sequence ATGCCAGCAGCCGTATCCAATGGGAGGAATGTTGTGGCGACAGGTAAATATCTCTTCACGAGTGAATCCGTGAGCATGGGGCATCCGGACAAGCTGGCCGATCAAATCTCTGACGGAATTCTTGACGCCCTGTTCAAGCAAGACAACATGAGCCGGGTCGCCTGCGAAACGATGGTAACGACGGGAATCGCTATTGTCGCGGGAGAAATCACCACCAACGCAGTTGTGGATTTTCAGGAAGTGATTCGCCGCGTCATTCGTGAGGTTGGGTACACGGATGACAAAATGGGCATCTGTGCTGATACGTGTGCGGTGATGGTTTCCATCGATAAGCAGAGTCCTGATATCGCCCAGGGAGTGGATGACAATCAGTCGTCGGGAAAGGATATCGGGGCTGGTGATCAGGGGTTGATGTTTGGCTACGCCTGTAACGACACCGAAGAGTTGATGCCGGTGCCAATCGCTCTTTCGCACCGTATTCTGAACCGGTTGACGGAGGCTCGTCAAAAGGCAGAAGTGGGTTGGCTACGGCCCGACAGTAAAAGTCAGGTCACGGTGGAGTACGATGGCAATCGACCTGTACGTATCGATACAGTCGTCGTTTCGACGCAACATGATGAGGATGTATCGAATGCCGAGATTCGTGAGTTCATCATCGAGAATGTTGTGAATCCACTGTTGCCGCAGGATCTGGTTTCGAGCGATATCAAGTATCACATCAATCCTACGGGTCGATTTGTCGTGGGGGGACCGCATGGTGATTGTGGGCTCACCGGACGAAAAATTATCGTCGATACCTATGGAGGATGGGGACGGCACGGTGGTGGGGCCTTCAGCGGAAAGGATCCAACCAAGGTCGATCGTAGCGCCGCTTATATGGCCCGTCATGTGGCCAAGAACATCGTTGCAGCTGGCTTAGCAGAACGCTGCGAAGTCCAGTTGGCTTACGCCATCGGCGTTTCGGAACCCGTGAGTGTGTTGGTTGATACAGAGGGAACGGGAACTGTTCCTGATGAAAGTATCTGCGCGGCTGTTCGCGAGTTCTTCCCGTTGTCGCCTCGAGGCATTATTGACTACCTCAAATTGCGACGGCCAATTTTCCAGCAAACGGCGCATGGAGGTCATTTTGGACGGACCGGTGATGCGTTTACTTGGGAAAACACGGATCGAGCGGCAGAGCTTGCAGGAGTCGTCGCTGCCGGTGCAGCTTCCAAGTAG
- a CDS encoding UDPGP type 1 family protein, whose product MEPTDKDRLITLLSGYRQEHLLQFWDDLDLNQQANLREQIAAIDFDLMKELSAGEKIKQDFSQLAARARPPKAYRFDDVSLNAGEIRSAAENAISSGKLGVVLVAGGQGTRLGFPHPKGMFRLGPLSDRTLFQIHIDQLLAVSARYGVRIPLYLMTSPVTHDETVDFLQKHENFGLPPEDLYIFCQGTMPAVDSEGKLLLERPDRISLSPDGHGGMLAAFHSSGCLRDVTERGLEQLFYFQVDNPLARICDLDLVGYHLHARSELTTQVVAKCSADEKVGNVVEVDGQIMVIEYSDLPAAAGERVRSDGSLELWAGNIAIHIFQVQFLIQATQEKSALSFHRALKKVPYLNEGGRVVVPDEPNATKFEKFIFDLMPQAKNAIVVEAAAEEVFAPVKNAVGAAKDSPETARSAMIARDQHRLRAAGIVVGKQVDVEINPRFALGLTEIRQKLDHVKSIDEDTYFE is encoded by the coding sequence GTGGAGCCTACTGATAAGGATCGCTTAATCACTTTGCTTTCGGGCTACCGTCAAGAACATCTGCTCCAATTTTGGGACGATCTTGATCTGAATCAACAAGCAAATCTCAGGGAACAAATCGCTGCTATTGATTTTGATCTTATGAAGGAGCTTTCAGCAGGGGAGAAGATTAAGCAAGATTTTTCTCAATTGGCCGCTCGAGCTCGCCCTCCCAAGGCTTATCGATTCGACGATGTTTCACTGAACGCCGGTGAGATTCGCTCCGCTGCGGAGAATGCGATTTCCAGCGGAAAATTGGGAGTCGTATTGGTTGCCGGAGGGCAGGGGACACGACTCGGGTTTCCGCACCCCAAAGGGATGTTTCGACTCGGCCCTCTTTCCGACCGAACTCTGTTTCAAATCCACATCGATCAGTTGTTGGCGGTTTCAGCTCGTTACGGAGTGAGGATTCCGTTGTACTTAATGACCAGTCCCGTCACGCATGACGAGACGGTTGATTTTTTGCAAAAGCATGAAAACTTTGGCCTACCCCCAGAAGATTTGTACATTTTTTGTCAGGGGACGATGCCTGCTGTTGACTCAGAGGGAAAGCTGTTGCTGGAGCGTCCGGATCGGATTTCGCTTAGTCCTGATGGGCATGGTGGGATGCTGGCCGCTTTTCACTCAAGTGGCTGTTTGCGAGATGTAACGGAGCGGGGCTTGGAACAACTGTTCTATTTTCAGGTCGATAATCCGTTGGCTCGTATCTGTGACCTCGACCTTGTCGGTTATCATCTGCATGCCCGTTCTGAATTGACGACGCAGGTTGTTGCCAAATGTTCTGCTGATGAAAAGGTCGGCAATGTTGTCGAGGTCGATGGACAAATCATGGTCATCGAATATAGCGATCTTCCTGCGGCAGCTGGCGAGCGAGTGCGATCTGATGGGTCGCTTGAGTTGTGGGCTGGGAACATTGCGATACATATTTTCCAGGTCCAATTTCTCATTCAGGCTACTCAAGAAAAATCGGCGTTGTCGTTTCATCGTGCCTTGAAGAAAGTGCCCTATCTCAATGAAGGCGGTCGCGTGGTTGTGCCGGATGAGCCGAACGCCACTAAATTTGAAAAGTTCATTTTTGATCTGATGCCACAGGCAAAAAATGCAATCGTTGTGGAGGCGGCGGCTGAGGAAGTGTTCGCTCCTGTGAAGAATGCAGTGGGGGCGGCAAAGGACAGCCCCGAAACGGCAAGATCTGCCATGATTGCCCGTGATCAGCATCGATTGCGAGCTGCGGGTATTGTCGTTGGCAAGCAGGTCGACGTGGAAATCAATCCTCGCTTCGCACTGGGCCTGACTGAGATCAGGCAAAAACTCGATCACGTTAAATCGATCGACGAAGATACTTACTTTGAATGA
- a CDS encoding SEC-C metal-binding domain-containing protein: MNLLERIWEYLGLFFGGLIGGFERTMTSVFGSSNARYVKRLQAKVDAIGSLESQYQDMSNDELKGQTEKFRARLDAGEMLEDILVEAFAVCREAGKRFLNMRHYDVQMIGGMVLHSGAIAEMVTGEGKTLVATLPAYLNAIERKGVHVVTVNDYLARRDMEWMAPLYLGLGLTVGAIQSDMPADERQKAYECDITYGTNNEFGFDYLRDNMRPAAKGDGNYKRQMQQSQGRLNFAIVDEVDNILIDEARTPLIISGPAHENIRKYAEADRVARQLKKNEHFEVNEKDHSVNLTDVGVREAERLAGVESFYTAGNMEWPHLIDNALKAHFLYKRDVNYVVKEGSVVIVDEFTGRLMEGRQWSDGLHQAAEAKEGVKIKEETQTLATITLQNFFKLYGKLCGMTGTAMTEANEFWKIYGLDVVAIPTNRELERLGYPDVIYCTEEEKYNAIAKEIEELNKWDAVTVNKEQQVGTLIKEADDQITFQPRGSNQQEAIARSKVTEIRRKGRPVLVGTTSIEKSELLAGMLERRGIRHEVLNAKHHKREAEIVAQAGRIGAVTIATNMAGRGTDIILGGNPETMAWAVLQDKYETRLDVPREEWDSLIKEIDERESMSESGKVVKSLGGLHVIGTERHEARRIDLQLRGRCGRQGDPGSSRFYLSLRDDLMRIFAGEWVEKILKSWGGWEEGDAIESSMVTRRIEAAQKKVEERNFEIRKNLLEYDEVMDEQRKRVYGYRQAILEGTNCKNLIVEMVEEQVQENLDTILQPMYGAEAFSAWASNQLATPLEARDYRGLDFPSANERAKEDAERAAETQVLDAIDENLPDEEGEDSRDWNWAALAKMANSRWGLNLRDRDLVKVGRDHVGELLIEKAREAINKVDMSDGAAFLDSEFSHRTACAWTHHKFGLEIKPEDIKELERAQVIELVRDRAIETYQEKESEYPVMAGMYRFSTRSSGGQPRVDRQALVSWVQQRFGVEISLEDLKSKQREEIYQLLLELSHSHQKQAQEVLNAAEARVDEIFAGNQDLSDSAGENGTLSSLSDWLQQNLDVKLTPDEISKLQRDELQAKLSAGVESRFRPEIRRMERQLVLQLVDSAWKDHLLAMDHLRSAVGLVGYAQVDPKVEYKREGRKLFDQMWTSMGQRVTDLIFKMEQLDEGFVGSTWVETAAVHESAPSTSEIAKQQEEGIQNSQGDQQVETIRNRNDRVGRNDPCPCGSGKKYKNCCLKARAS; the protein is encoded by the coding sequence ATGAATTTATTGGAACGTATTTGGGAATATCTTGGCCTCTTTTTTGGGGGGCTGATTGGCGGATTTGAACGGACGATGACTTCTGTCTTCGGTTCATCGAATGCGCGATATGTGAAACGACTCCAAGCGAAAGTCGATGCGATTGGAAGCTTGGAGAGCCAATACCAGGACATGTCGAATGATGAGCTCAAGGGGCAGACCGAGAAATTTCGGGCACGCCTCGACGCGGGTGAAATGCTTGAAGACATTTTGGTCGAAGCTTTTGCCGTCTGTCGGGAGGCCGGCAAGCGTTTTTTGAACATGCGTCATTACGATGTTCAGATGATTGGTGGCATGGTGCTGCACAGTGGTGCAATCGCGGAGATGGTGACCGGTGAGGGAAAGACGCTCGTCGCGACCCTGCCTGCCTACTTGAATGCGATTGAACGCAAGGGCGTGCATGTGGTGACCGTCAATGATTATTTGGCCCGTCGTGATATGGAATGGATGGCTCCGCTGTATCTCGGGTTGGGGCTGACCGTCGGCGCAATTCAGAGTGACATGCCCGCCGACGAGCGTCAAAAGGCCTACGAGTGTGACATTACCTACGGAACCAATAATGAATTTGGCTTTGATTACTTACGAGACAATATGCGTCCAGCGGCCAAAGGTGACGGCAATTACAAGCGGCAGATGCAGCAGTCGCAAGGACGCCTGAATTTTGCCATCGTTGATGAAGTCGACAACATTCTGATTGATGAGGCTCGTACGCCATTAATCATTTCTGGGCCCGCGCATGAAAATATCCGCAAATATGCGGAGGCCGATCGGGTTGCTCGGCAGCTGAAGAAAAATGAACACTTCGAAGTAAACGAAAAAGATCATTCGGTTAACCTGACGGATGTCGGTGTACGTGAAGCCGAACGATTGGCTGGGGTCGAAAGCTTTTACACGGCTGGCAACATGGAGTGGCCGCACCTGATTGACAACGCTTTGAAAGCTCACTTCCTTTACAAGCGGGATGTGAATTACGTCGTCAAAGAAGGTAGCGTCGTGATTGTCGACGAGTTCACCGGACGTTTAATGGAAGGACGGCAATGGAGCGATGGTTTGCATCAGGCAGCCGAAGCGAAAGAAGGCGTCAAGATCAAGGAGGAAACACAGACGTTGGCAACGATCACGTTGCAAAACTTCTTCAAACTCTATGGCAAGCTCTGTGGAATGACCGGTACGGCAATGACCGAAGCCAACGAGTTCTGGAAAATCTACGGACTCGACGTGGTCGCCATTCCTACCAATCGAGAGCTTGAGCGACTCGGGTATCCGGACGTTATTTACTGTACCGAAGAAGAAAAATACAACGCGATTGCCAAAGAGATCGAAGAACTCAATAAATGGGACGCGGTTACGGTCAACAAAGAACAGCAGGTTGGTACGCTGATTAAAGAAGCCGATGATCAGATTACGTTTCAACCCCGCGGTAGCAATCAACAGGAAGCGATTGCCCGTTCCAAGGTAACTGAGATCCGTCGTAAGGGACGGCCCGTGTTGGTCGGTACAACGTCGATCGAAAAAAGTGAATTACTGGCCGGAATGCTTGAGAGACGTGGGATCCGCCACGAAGTGCTCAACGCGAAACACCATAAACGGGAAGCCGAGATTGTTGCTCAAGCCGGAAGAATTGGTGCGGTGACGATCGCGACGAATATGGCTGGGCGTGGAACCGATATTATCCTGGGCGGAAACCCGGAGACGATGGCATGGGCCGTGTTGCAAGATAAGTATGAAACACGATTGGATGTCCCGCGGGAAGAATGGGATTCACTCATTAAGGAAATTGACGAACGCGAGTCGATGTCCGAGAGTGGTAAGGTTGTGAAATCGCTGGGGGGCTTGCATGTGATCGGAACTGAACGCCATGAAGCCCGTCGCATTGATCTTCAGCTGCGAGGACGTTGTGGACGCCAAGGCGATCCCGGAAGCAGTCGATTTTACCTCTCTCTCCGCGATGACCTCATGCGCATCTTTGCTGGCGAATGGGTTGAGAAAATTCTGAAGTCCTGGGGGGGATGGGAGGAAGGCGATGCGATCGAAAGCTCCATGGTCACTCGACGAATCGAAGCAGCTCAAAAGAAAGTTGAAGAACGTAACTTTGAGATTCGTAAGAATCTATTGGAGTATGACGAAGTCATGGACGAACAACGCAAGCGAGTCTATGGCTATCGACAAGCAATTCTGGAAGGAACCAACTGCAAAAATTTGATTGTCGAGATGGTCGAAGAGCAGGTGCAAGAGAATCTGGACACCATTTTGCAGCCCATGTATGGCGCGGAGGCTTTTTCGGCTTGGGCGAGTAACCAGCTTGCGACTCCTTTGGAGGCACGGGATTATCGCGGGCTCGATTTTCCGTCAGCCAATGAGCGAGCCAAAGAGGATGCGGAACGGGCTGCTGAAACTCAGGTACTGGATGCCATCGATGAAAATCTTCCCGATGAAGAAGGAGAAGATTCCCGGGACTGGAATTGGGCTGCCTTAGCAAAAATGGCCAATTCTCGTTGGGGACTCAATCTGCGTGATCGGGATCTTGTCAAGGTCGGGCGCGACCATGTTGGCGAGTTGCTAATTGAAAAAGCCCGTGAAGCGATTAACAAAGTCGATATGAGTGACGGAGCTGCCTTTTTGGATAGCGAATTCTCTCACCGTACCGCCTGTGCCTGGACACACCACAAATTCGGACTCGAGATTAAGCCTGAAGATATCAAGGAATTAGAACGAGCCCAGGTGATCGAACTGGTGCGGGACAGGGCGATTGAAACCTACCAAGAAAAAGAATCTGAGTACCCGGTGATGGCGGGCATGTATCGTTTCAGCACGCGCTCCTCCGGAGGCCAGCCTCGGGTCGATCGTCAAGCACTTGTCAGCTGGGTACAGCAACGTTTTGGGGTCGAGATTTCACTGGAGGATTTAAAGAGCAAGCAGCGAGAAGAGATTTATCAGTTGTTGCTCGAACTGAGTCATTCGCATCAGAAACAGGCCCAAGAGGTACTCAATGCAGCCGAAGCCCGGGTCGATGAGATCTTCGCTGGCAATCAGGATCTCAGTGATTCGGCCGGTGAAAACGGCACTCTCTCGTCGCTCTCGGATTGGTTGCAGCAAAATCTGGATGTCAAATTGACGCCCGATGAAATCTCGAAGCTGCAACGTGATGAGCTACAGGCAAAATTGTCGGCCGGGGTTGAGAGTCGTTTTCGTCCCGAAATTCGGCGCATGGAACGTCAACTCGTGCTGCAGCTCGTGGATTCCGCTTGGAAAGATCATCTGCTTGCCATGGATCATTTGCGCAGTGCGGTGGGCTTGGTGGGATATGCACAGGTCGATCCCAAGGTCGAATACAAACGCGAAGGCCGCAAGCTGTTCGATCAGATGTGGACTTCCATGGGACAGCGAGTGACGGACTTGATTTTCAAGATGGAGCAATTGGACGAGGGGTTCGTTGGTTCGACCTGGGTCGAGACCGCGGCTGTTCATGAATCCGCTCCTTCGACCAGCGAGATTGCGAAACAACAGGAAGAAGGCATTCAAAATAGCCAAGGTGACCAGCAGGTTGAAACAATTCGAAATCGTAACGATCGAGTTGGAAGGAATGATCCTTGTCCTTGTGGCAGCGGTAAAAAATATAAAAATTGCTGCCTGAAGGCACGCGCCAGTTAA
- a CDS encoding 3-deoxy-D-manno-octulosonic acid transferase yields MSVLLDLCYLALLGLLSPALLWISVRTGKYRQGLPQKLWGQLPLRIGAEPCVWFHAVSVGEVNLLATLIQQFERERPDVRCFITTTTKAGFELANQKYPLHAVDYCPLDFSWAVRRAMSRIRPSLLVLVELEIWPNLIQAARRADVPVAMVNGRMSERSFRGYHRIRWVMKFVFAKFSKLAVQNSIYRERFVRLGSRRSEVSVTGSIKFDGAETERGNLQTRCLRELAGLGEQDRVFLAGSTLDGEERLALDTYQTLVGDYPELRLIIVPRHPERFDEVAALLDNSGLAWMRRKNLDPNSNSDVRVLMVDTVGELGAWWGVAEMAFVGGSMADRGGQNMIEPAAYGAAVSFGPNTANFRDVVQQLLSAEAATVVHDQAELTEFVRGCLRDPREAKQMGQRAQELVRANLGATERTFELLDDLLPVTKSSGRASSRGEPPFLPRKSA; encoded by the coding sequence GTGAGTGTCCTTTTGGATCTCTGCTACCTCGCACTGCTCGGGCTTTTATCTCCCGCGCTTCTGTGGATTTCCGTCCGAACAGGAAAGTATCGCCAAGGCTTGCCGCAAAAACTGTGGGGGCAACTGCCGCTACGAATAGGGGCGGAGCCTTGCGTCTGGTTCCACGCAGTGAGTGTCGGCGAAGTGAATTTACTCGCCACGCTGATTCAGCAATTCGAACGGGAACGTCCTGATGTCCGATGTTTCATTACGACGACGACCAAAGCCGGTTTCGAACTCGCAAATCAAAAGTATCCTCTGCATGCTGTGGACTACTGCCCACTTGATTTTAGTTGGGCCGTTCGGCGCGCCATGTCACGGATTCGACCAAGTTTGCTCGTGTTGGTCGAACTAGAGATTTGGCCGAATTTGATTCAGGCTGCACGACGTGCTGATGTGCCTGTTGCCATGGTCAATGGGCGAATGAGCGAACGAAGCTTCCGTGGATATCACCGAATTCGTTGGGTAATGAAGTTCGTATTCGCGAAATTCTCCAAGTTGGCGGTCCAGAATTCAATCTATCGCGAACGCTTTGTTCGACTTGGCTCTCGACGGTCAGAGGTTTCCGTGACCGGATCGATCAAGTTTGATGGAGCAGAGACTGAGCGAGGTAATTTGCAAACAAGATGTCTTCGAGAACTGGCGGGACTCGGAGAACAGGATCGTGTCTTCCTGGCTGGCAGTACGCTGGATGGGGAAGAGCGATTGGCGCTGGACACCTATCAGACCTTGGTCGGCGATTACCCTGAGTTGCGTTTGATTATCGTGCCGCGACATCCAGAACGTTTTGACGAAGTGGCGGCGCTGCTCGATAATTCTGGCTTGGCTTGGATGCGTCGCAAAAATTTAGACCCGAATTCGAATTCTGATGTTCGAGTCCTGATGGTGGATACCGTCGGTGAATTGGGGGCCTGGTGGGGCGTCGCGGAGATGGCCTTTGTTGGCGGTAGCATGGCGGATCGCGGAGGGCAAAATATGATCGAGCCCGCGGCTTATGGCGCGGCTGTTTCCTTTGGACCTAACACGGCCAACTTTCGCGATGTGGTTCAACAATTGTTGTCCGCAGAGGCTGCTACCGTGGTTCACGATCAAGCCGAGTTGACCGAATTTGTGCGGGGATGTCTCAGGGATCCGCGGGAAGCCAAGCAAATGGGACAACGGGCTCAGGAGTTAGTAAGAGCAAATTTGGGAGCGACCGAGCGGACCTTTGAGCTACTGGATGACTTGCTGCCGGTGACCAAATCTTCCGGCCGGGCGTCGTCTCGGGGCGAGCCGCCTTTTTTGCCTCGGAAATCAGCCTGA